A stretch of the Flavobacterium aquiphilum genome encodes the following:
- a CDS encoding 3-oxoacyl-ACP synthase, with product MTLEKTYIKFFCTIQNNQILLNGDVVFGTDSTVFSDFSKKAYQHLEINYPKFFKMDNLSKLAFLGAELLLKTEGNSSEENNTALVFANKSSSLDTDVKYQNSISDPENYYPSPAVFVYTLPNICLGEISIRHQLKSENSFFIFADYNPVFMENYSNILLKTGKADKVLCGWVEYHNEDYNAFLYLIDKEGELEHNKKILKQLYNQ from the coding sequence ATGACATTAGAGAAAACATATATAAAATTCTTTTGCACCATCCAAAATAATCAAATTTTGCTGAATGGCGACGTTGTTTTTGGAACGGATTCAACTGTTTTTTCTGATTTTTCAAAGAAAGCTTATCAGCATTTGGAAATAAATTATCCGAAGTTTTTTAAAATGGATAATTTGAGTAAATTGGCTTTTTTGGGAGCAGAATTACTTTTGAAAACAGAAGGCAATTCTTCTGAAGAAAACAACACTGCATTGGTATTTGCCAACAAATCATCCAGTTTGGATACCGATGTTAAATATCAGAATTCAATTTCGGATCCCGAAAATTATTATCCGAGTCCGGCAGTTTTTGTTTATACCTTGCCTAATATTTGTTTGGGGGAAATTAGTATCAGACATCAATTGAAAAGCGAAAATTCTTTCTTTATATTTGCGGATTACAACCCCGTTTTTATGGAGAATTATAGCAATATACTTTTGAAAACTGGAAAGGCGGATAAAGTTTTGTGTGGCTGGGTTGAATATCACAATGAAGATTACAATGCCTTTCTGTATTTAATAGATAAAGAAGGCGAATTAGAACACAATAAGAAAATATTAAAACAACTATACAATCAATAA
- a CDS encoding beta-ketoacyl-[acyl-carrier-protein] synthase family protein encodes MIKEVYINETNCITPLGFDVASNIKNIRNAVSGIQLQDKPKLFNSPFYASIISDVDLDLAFAKMTTAVNYSRLEKMMILALEPIIKNSKVILNERTAFILSTTKGNVTALETENVQQAYLNQLAKNIVDFFEFKTEPIVVSNACVSGILAVSVAKRLVQAELYDNVFIVAGDEVSKFVLSGFNSFQAMSEMPCKPYSVNRNGVTLGEAAAAVLVSSNGENAKIKILGDGSINDANHISGPSRTGEGLYRSIESALAEAKINSTQIDYISAHGTATPFNDEMEAIALNRLGLGNAPLNSLKGFYGHTLGASGLLETVIGIQSVQEEELFVSLGFDEIGVSQPINVIEKNEDKNIRYFLKTASGFGGCNTAVLFEKVN; translated from the coding sequence ATGATAAAAGAAGTATATATAAACGAAACAAACTGCATTACACCCTTAGGGTTTGATGTGGCCTCCAATATAAAAAATATTAGGAATGCGGTTTCGGGTATTCAATTGCAGGATAAGCCAAAGTTGTTTAATAGCCCTTTTTATGCTTCTATAATCAGTGATGTAGATTTGGATTTGGCTTTCGCCAAAATGACTACAGCTGTGAATTATTCCAGACTGGAAAAAATGATGATTTTGGCTTTGGAACCAATCATTAAAAATTCAAAAGTCATTTTAAATGAACGGACAGCCTTTATACTTTCTACCACAAAAGGGAATGTTACAGCACTGGAAACCGAAAATGTCCAACAGGCTTATTTGAATCAACTGGCAAAAAACATCGTTGATTTTTTTGAATTCAAAACAGAACCTATTGTTGTTTCAAATGCTTGTGTTTCCGGAATATTGGCGGTTTCAGTAGCCAAAAGGTTAGTTCAGGCGGAACTTTATGACAATGTTTTTATTGTTGCTGGTGATGAAGTTTCGAAGTTTGTTTTGTCAGGATTCAATTCTTTTCAAGCAATGAGTGAAATGCCATGTAAACCGTATTCTGTAAATAGAAACGGAGTAACCTTGGGAGAAGCTGCTGCAGCTGTTTTGGTTTCATCGAATGGAGAAAATGCCAAAATAAAAATTTTAGGTGACGGTTCCATCAATGATGCCAATCATATTTCTGGGCCTTCCAGAACCGGCGAAGGACTTTATAGAAGCATTGAGAGTGCTTTGGCGGAAGCCAAAATTAACAGCACTCAAATTGATTATATTTCAGCGCATGGCACAGCAACTCCTTTTAATGACGAAATGGAAGCAATAGCCCTGAATAGGTTGGGGCTTGGAAATGCACCGCTTAACAGTCTTAAAGGATTTTACGGTCACACATTAGGAGCTTCCGGATTGTTGGAAACCGTTATTGGAATTCAGTCAGTACAGGAAGAAGAGCTTTTTGTTTCATTGGGTTTCGATGAAATAGGAGTGAGTCAGCCGATTAATGTTATCGAAAAAAATGAAGATAAAAACATTCGCTATTTTCTAAAAACAGCATCGGGTTTTGGAGGCTGCAACACAGCAGTTTTATTTGAAAAAGTAAATTAA
- a CDS encoding acyl-CoA thioesterase, giving the protein MTRRKELYKDTTGLTVSEEIRVRFNETDPLGIVWHGYYITYFEDGREAFGRHYGISYLDIAKTGYTTPIVKSVCEHKLSLRYGDVIRIETTMIDTPAAKMIFKYTIFDANNEIACTGETVQVFLDSKGELMLTNPPFFEEWKKKMGLIK; this is encoded by the coding sequence ATGACAAGAAGAAAAGAGCTGTATAAAGACACAACCGGTTTGACTGTTTCAGAAGAAATTCGAGTACGGTTTAATGAAACTGACCCACTAGGAATAGTGTGGCACGGCTATTATATTACCTATTTTGAAGATGGAAGAGAAGCTTTTGGACGTCATTACGGAATTTCCTACTTGGATATAGCCAAAACTGGATATACCACGCCCATTGTAAAATCGGTTTGTGAACATAAATTATCATTGCGTTATGGCGATGTGATCCGTATAGAAACCACGATGATTGATACGCCGGCTGCAAAAATGATTTTTAAATATACCATATTCGATGCCAATAATGAAATTGCCTGTACCGGTGAAACTGTTCAGGTTTTTTTGGATAGCAAAGGCGAATTAATGTTGACGAATCCTCCTTTTTTTGAAGAATGGAAGAAAAAGATGGGATTGATAAAATAG
- a CDS encoding ABC transporter permease, with product MLYKLWMSVYKEFLLLKRDMGGVVTLFLMPLVLIITVTLIQDSSYKKGNDVKIPILLVDYDNGNVSKTIFDNLQKSKVFTVVTSIDNKPITEAVAKEAVFKGKYQLAVIIPSHLSTDLQAKIDQNVQKIVSSLGFADSSATKPKVKLVNHKEVKLYFDPAVQLSFKAGVMNGIDKMISQIETKSIYTAFQEQLGDENAKFDQKSFITFKEIVPKINNKDITPNSVQHNVPAWTLFAVFFIVIPLSINMVKEKTQGTFIRLRTNPVPNFIVLAGKTVMYLIICQIQFYMMIAVAVYLFPHLGLPSLNVEGNLILMSVVALFSGLAAIGFGILLGTVAKTQEQSAPFGATSVIILAAIGGIWVPVFAMPKIMQVIAQSSPMNWGLEAFYDVLLRNGTFWDLVPELFLLFLFFVVTTTMALLYDKKKRAV from the coding sequence ATGCTATATAAACTTTGGATGTCTGTTTACAAAGAATTCCTGTTGCTGAAACGGGATATGGGTGGGGTAGTGACTCTTTTTTTGATGCCATTGGTATTGATTATAACAGTGACACTCATTCAGGACAGTAGTTATAAAAAAGGGAATGATGTCAAAATACCAATTCTTTTGGTTGATTATGACAACGGAAATGTTTCCAAAACGATTTTTGACAATCTGCAAAAGAGCAAAGTGTTTACTGTTGTTACTTCCATTGATAACAAACCAATTACTGAAGCTGTCGCCAAAGAAGCCGTTTTTAAAGGTAAATACCAGTTGGCTGTTATTATCCCGTCACATTTAAGTACCGATTTGCAGGCTAAAATTGATCAGAATGTTCAAAAGATTGTGAGCAGTTTAGGATTTGCTGATTCATCGGCAACAAAACCAAAGGTTAAATTGGTTAACCATAAAGAAGTTAAGCTTTATTTTGATCCTGCAGTGCAGTTGAGTTTTAAAGCCGGTGTGATGAACGGAATTGATAAAATGATTTCTCAAATAGAAACCAAATCAATTTATACTGCTTTTCAGGAACAATTGGGCGATGAAAATGCTAAGTTTGACCAAAAGAGTTTTATCACATTCAAAGAGATCGTTCCTAAAATCAACAACAAAGATATTACTCCAAATTCGGTTCAGCATAATGTTCCTGCCTGGACACTTTTTGCAGTATTTTTTATTGTAATTCCTTTGTCTATCAATATGGTAAAGGAAAAAACGCAAGGGACTTTTATCCGTTTGCGTACTAATCCGGTTCCTAATTTTATTGTTCTGGCAGGTAAAACAGTGATGTATTTAATCATTTGCCAGATTCAGTTTTATATGATGATTGCTGTTGCAGTATATCTGTTTCCGCATTTGGGTTTGCCGTCGCTTAATGTGGAGGGGAATCTTATTCTGATGAGTGTTGTGGCTTTGTTTTCGGGGCTTGCGGCTATAGGTTTCGGAATTCTATTGGGAACGGTGGCCAAAACTCAGGAACAATCAGCTCCTTTTGGGGCAACTTCTGTAATTATTTTGGCGGCTATCGGCGGAATTTGGGTTCCTGTATTTGCCATGCCGAAAATAATGCAGGTGATTGCACAATCCTCGCCAATGAATTGGGGACTTGAAGCATTTTATGATGTACTTTTGCGCAACGGGACATTTTGGGACTTGGTTCCGGAATTATTTTTATTATTTTTATTTTTTGTAGTAACCACTACAATGGCATTACTTTATGACAAGAAGAAAAGAGCTGTATAA
- a CDS encoding ABC transporter ATP-binding protein, giving the protein MYSLDNFSLDIKEGQIFGLLGPNGAGKTTLISILCGLIRPTSGSFTIDNLVYAEHVNEIKKIIGVVPQEYALYPTLTARENLLYFGSMYGLKGNDLKEKVIDSLDFLGLLKFADKRIETFSGGMKRRVNLIAGILHNPKILFLDEPTVGVDVHSKNVIIQYLKELNKTGTTIIYTSHHLSEAQDFCTHIAIVDHGKIYAEGTPKNLIETTANARNLEDVFISLTGKELRDAI; this is encoded by the coding sequence ATGTATTCTTTGGATAACTTTTCTTTGGATATAAAAGAAGGGCAGATTTTTGGTTTACTGGGGCCAAACGGTGCCGGTAAAACCACTTTGATTTCGATACTTTGCGGATTGATAAGACCTACTTCGGGTTCTTTTACAATTGATAATTTAGTTTATGCCGAACATGTAAATGAAATCAAAAAAATAATAGGTGTTGTACCGCAGGAATACGCTTTATATCCAACTTTGACAGCTAGGGAAAATTTACTGTATTTTGGAAGTATGTACGGTTTAAAAGGAAATGATCTTAAAGAAAAAGTGATTGACAGCCTTGATTTTTTAGGTCTTTTGAAATTTGCAGATAAGCGCATAGAGACTTTTTCGGGAGGTATGAAACGACGCGTCAATTTGATTGCCGGAATTCTGCACAATCCCAAAATTCTTTTTCTTGATGAACCTACTGTTGGTGTAGATGTACATTCCAAAAATGTGATCATACAGTATCTTAAGGAACTCAATAAAACCGGGACAACTATTATTTATACTTCGCATCATTTATCAGAGGCTCAGGATTTTTGTACCCATATCGCGATAGTAGATCACGGTAAAATTTATGCTGAAGGGACACCAAAGAATTTAATTGAAACCACTGCAAATGCCAGAAATCTGGAAGATGTTTTTATTTCATTAACCGGAAAAGAGTTGAGAGATGCTATATAA
- a CDS encoding BtrH N-terminal domain-containing protein, with protein METNFAHHQSAHCENGVASNLLKHNGLNISEPMIFGIGSGLFFVYLPFLKVNYAPAISYRPMPGQIFNKAAKRLGLKIKRQKFSSEANAIKALDENLKNNIPSGLQVGVYNLTYFPDEYRFHFNAHNLVVYGKTETDYLISDPVMENVTTLTHAELNKVRFAKGAFAPRGQIYYPIQVPANVDLKGAIIKGIKNTCRDMLAPMPIIGVRGMRLVAKLIKKWPVKEGTKKANHYLAQVVRMQEEIGTGGGGFRFIYAAFLQEAAIVLGNDELQTLSLEMTAIGDLWRDFAVEASRVYKNRSTKVDVYNMLSDNLLVIADREEAFFKKLKKAIS; from the coding sequence ATGGAAACAAATTTTGCACATCATCAATCGGCTCATTGTGAGAATGGGGTTGCTTCCAATTTGTTAAAACATAATGGATTGAATATTAGTGAACCAATGATTTTTGGGATTGGTTCCGGGCTTTTCTTTGTTTATTTGCCTTTTTTAAAAGTGAATTATGCGCCAGCCATCAGTTACAGACCGATGCCGGGCCAAATTTTTAATAAAGCGGCCAAACGTTTAGGCTTAAAAATCAAAAGACAGAAATTCTCCAGCGAAGCCAATGCTATTAAAGCTTTGGACGAAAATTTAAAAAATAATATTCCCTCGGGATTACAGGTGGGAGTGTATAATTTGACATATTTTCCAGATGAATACCGTTTTCATTTCAATGCCCACAATTTGGTGGTTTACGGGAAAACAGAAACAGATTATTTAATCAGTGATCCAGTTATGGAAAACGTAACGACGCTGACTCATGCCGAATTGAATAAAGTTCGTTTTGCCAAAGGTGCTTTTGCTCCAAGAGGGCAGATATATTACCCAATTCAAGTTCCTGCCAATGTCGATTTGAAAGGAGCGATTATAAAAGGGATTAAAAATACTTGCCGTGATATGCTGGCACCTATGCCGATAATAGGTGTGCGCGGAATGCGTCTTGTTGCCAAACTGATTAAGAAATGGCCTGTGAAAGAAGGAACTAAAAAAGCCAATCATTATTTGGCTCAAGTAGTAAGAATGCAGGAAGAAATAGGAACTGGCGGTGGTGGTTTCCGATTTATATACGCGGCCTTTTTACAGGAAGCGGCGATTGTGTTAGGAAATGATGAACTGCAGACTTTATCGCTTGAAATGACTGCGATTGGCGATTTATGGAGAGATTTTGCCGTAGAAGCTTCCCGTGTTTATAAAAATAGAAGCACCAAAGTTGATGTTTACAATATGCTTTCTGATAATCTTTTGGTAATTGCTGATAGGGAAGAAGCATTTTTTAAAAAACTGAAAAAGGCAATTAGCTAA
- a CDS encoding ABC transporter permease, producing MNKRETSNPVDIKKYLPHRAPMLMVDLILKMDDEQVETVFEIKAGNIFLENGFFTESGLVENMAQTCSSVVAKDYFIDENYNDKEGVNVVGFISGIKTLKIHTLPQVGDVIYTKALLVSKFITDSYSLCTMKSQTFRADELLLEGEITLFIQEHK from the coding sequence GTGAATAAAAGAGAGACTTCAAACCCAGTTGATATAAAAAAATATTTGCCACATCGGGCTCCGATGCTAATGGTGGATTTAATCTTGAAAATGGATGACGAACAGGTCGAAACCGTTTTTGAAATTAAAGCAGGCAATATATTTCTGGAGAATGGTTTTTTTACAGAATCTGGTTTAGTGGAAAACATGGCTCAAACCTGTTCATCCGTAGTGGCCAAAGATTATTTTATTGATGAAAATTATAATGATAAAGAGGGGGTGAATGTTGTTGGGTTTATCAGTGGTATCAAAACATTAAAAATCCATACTTTGCCACAGGTTGGGGATGTTATTTACACGAAAGCGTTGTTAGTGTCCAAATTTATTACCGACTCATATAGTTTGTGTACCATGAAAAGTCAGACTTTCAGAGCAGATGAATTGCTACTGGAAGGTGAAATCACATTATTTATCCAAGAACATAAATAA
- a CDS encoding beta-ketoacyl-ACP synthase III produces MFDVYITKAAKFLPNDAISNDEMENYLGLINETASKARRLILRNNKIVNRYYALDKNGKSTHNNAELTKNAIQGLFDESFTAQDMELLSCGTTTPDVLVPSHTSMVHGLLKNKSVELNSSSGVCCAGMSALKFGYLSIKSGNTQNAVCTGSEKLSTWMKADKFENEVVNLKKLEEQPILAFKKDFLRWMLSDGAGAFLLENKPKGSISLKIEWMEAFSYAYELETCMYAGGDKLENGEIKPWNDYNTDQWLNESLFAFKQDVKLLDEFILVKGSQSMAEALSKNNVSASEIDFFLPHVSSHYFVDGLSKSLAERGMVIPMEKWFMNLAYVGNVGAASIYLALEELMNSGKLKKGNKILLSVPESGRFSYAYAYLTVC; encoded by the coding sequence ATGTTTGATGTATATATTACAAAAGCGGCCAAATTTTTACCGAATGATGCTATTTCTAATGATGAAATGGAGAATTATTTGGGGTTAATAAATGAAACCGCATCCAAAGCCAGAAGACTGATATTAAGAAACAATAAAATTGTCAATCGATATTATGCTTTGGACAAAAATGGAAAAAGCACACATAATAATGCTGAATTGACAAAAAATGCTATTCAAGGATTATTTGATGAAAGTTTCACAGCTCAGGACATGGAATTATTGTCTTGCGGAACAACGACTCCAGATGTTTTGGTGCCTTCGCATACATCAATGGTGCATGGATTATTGAAGAATAAATCGGTAGAACTAAATTCTTCTTCAGGAGTATGTTGTGCCGGAATGAGTGCTTTAAAATTTGGATATTTATCGATAAAATCAGGTAATACCCAAAATGCGGTTTGTACAGGTTCAGAAAAGTTATCGACCTGGATGAAGGCTGATAAGTTTGAAAATGAAGTTGTTAATTTAAAAAAACTCGAAGAACAACCGATTTTGGCTTTCAAAAAAGACTTTTTGCGCTGGATGTTATCTGATGGAGCAGGAGCTTTTTTATTGGAAAATAAACCAAAAGGTTCCATCTCTTTAAAAATAGAATGGATGGAAGCTTTCTCCTATGCATACGAATTGGAAACTTGTATGTATGCTGGTGGGGACAAATTGGAAAACGGAGAAATAAAACCGTGGAATGACTATAATACTGACCAATGGTTGAATGAATCTTTGTTTGCTTTCAAACAAGATGTTAAATTATTGGATGAGTTTATTTTGGTAAAAGGTTCTCAAAGTATGGCCGAGGCTTTGTCTAAAAATAATGTTTCTGCTTCCGAAATTGATTTCTTCCTGCCGCACGTTTCGTCTCATTATTTTGTGGATGGATTGAGTAAGTCATTGGCAGAAAGAGGTATGGTCATCCCAATGGAAAAATGGTTCATGAATTTGGCTTACGTAGGAAATGTTGGTGCGGCTTCAATCTATTTGGCTTTAGAAGAATTAATGAATTCAGGAAAATTGAAAAAAGGAAATAAAATACTTTTATCTGTTCCTGAAAGCGGTCGTTTTTCTTATGCTTATGCTTATTTAACGGTTTGTTAA
- a CDS encoding dialkylrecorsinol condensing enzyme DarA, which yields MKNVLVIYYSQSGQLESIARNIAKPFLNSDNINVLFHEIQLEKPFPFPWNSEAFFGAFPESFLQIPTALKPVSEEIMNTKFDLILLNYQVWYLTPSIPVNSFLKSPEAKILLNNTPVVTINGSRNMWVMAQEKVKALLKQNNAVLKGNIALVDRVGNLISVITIVEWMFSGVKKKYLGIFPLPGVSDKDIDESTKFGEVILSGLNDNNMDDLQSKLVAVDAVKVSSYLVTVDRTANKIFAKWSNLIINKGESRKAWTKVFKVYLLLAIWLISPIVYILHVLTYPLKVQKIRKELEYYKGIN from the coding sequence ATGAAAAACGTCCTAGTAATCTATTATTCTCAATCGGGACAATTAGAATCCATTGCCAGAAATATTGCAAAGCCATTTTTGAATTCAGATAATATCAATGTTTTATTTCATGAAATTCAGTTAGAAAAGCCATTTCCTTTTCCTTGGAATAGTGAAGCTTTTTTTGGTGCTTTCCCCGAATCTTTTTTGCAGATTCCAACTGCTTTGAAACCGGTTTCAGAAGAAATAATGAACACTAAATTTGATTTGATTTTGTTGAATTATCAGGTTTGGTATTTAACTCCTTCAATTCCTGTAAATTCCTTTTTGAAAAGCCCGGAAGCTAAAATTCTTTTAAATAATACCCCGGTTGTAACTATAAATGGTTCCAGAAATATGTGGGTGATGGCTCAGGAAAAAGTGAAAGCCTTATTGAAACAAAATAATGCAGTATTAAAAGGGAATATCGCTTTGGTTGATCGAGTAGGGAATTTAATAAGTGTTATTACAATTGTGGAATGGATGTTTTCTGGGGTTAAGAAAAAATACCTCGGAATCTTTCCTTTACCTGGTGTTTCGGATAAGGATATTGATGAATCCACAAAATTTGGAGAAGTCATTCTTTCGGGATTGAACGATAATAATATGGATGATCTGCAGTCCAAATTGGTTGCTGTAGATGCTGTTAAAGTCAGCTCTTATTTAGTTACAGTTGATAGGACAGCCAATAAAATTTTTGCAAAATGGTCTAATTTAATCATTAATAAAGGGGAATCCAGAAAGGCTTGGACAAAAGTTTTTAAAGTGTATTTATTATTGGCTATTTGGTTAATCTCGCCAATAGTTTATATCTTGCACGTTCTTACTTATCCGTTAAAAGTTCAAAAAATAAGGAAAGAATTAGAATATTATAAAGGAATAAATTAG
- a CDS encoding lipid A biosynthesis acyltransferase, giving the protein MSQWDGKSKGTVLGYQIFVFFIKKVGIRTAYFILYFVATYYFIFLKKSNASIFYYFRKRLGYSYFKSKRMVFKSYYTFGQTIIDKIAIGAGLKDKFTYEHDGKEILLRLLEEKKGGVLISAHMGNFEIAEHFFSEIDFKFQINLVTTDLEHSTIKKYLESITQKPKINIILISEDLSHIFEINSALARNELVCFTGDRYFEGVKSLSEKLLGEDALFPAGPFLISSRLKVPVVFVYVMKEPNLHYHLYTREAKVKHRDEKGLLKEYTQSVEGMINKYPLQWFNYFDFWNKID; this is encoded by the coding sequence ATGAGTCAATGGGATGGAAAATCTAAAGGGACTGTTTTAGGATACCAAATTTTTGTTTTTTTTATTAAAAAAGTAGGAATTAGAACGGCTTATTTTATCCTTTATTTTGTAGCAACTTATTATTTTATTTTCCTAAAGAAAAGTAATGCCTCAATCTTTTATTATTTCAGAAAAAGATTGGGATATTCCTATTTTAAGTCCAAGAGAATGGTTTTTAAAAGTTATTATACTTTTGGACAGACTATTATCGATAAAATCGCTATTGGTGCTGGATTGAAAGATAAGTTTACCTATGAACATGATGGTAAGGAAATTCTTCTTCGACTTTTGGAAGAAAAAAAAGGTGGGGTGCTTATTAGTGCCCATATGGGAAATTTCGAAATAGCCGAACATTTTTTTAGTGAAATTGATTTCAAGTTTCAAATAAATCTCGTTACTACTGATTTAGAGCATTCAACAATAAAAAAATACCTTGAAAGTATTACTCAAAAACCGAAAATAAATATCATATTGATTAGTGAAGATTTGTCGCATATTTTCGAGATAAATTCGGCTCTTGCCAGAAATGAATTGGTTTGTTTTACCGGAGACCGCTATTTTGAAGGAGTAAAATCGTTGAGCGAAAAATTATTAGGCGAAGACGCTCTTTTCCCAGCCGGACCATTTCTAATATCTTCCCGTTTAAAAGTTCCGGTGGTTTTTGTGTATGTAATGAAAGAGCCTAATCTGCATTATCATCTTTATACCAGAGAAGCTAAAGTAAAGCATCGAGATGAAAAAGGCTTGCTGAAAGAATATACTCAAAGTGTTGAAGGCATGATTAATAAATATCCATTACAATGGTTTAACTATTTTGATTTTTGGAATAAAATAGATTAA
- a CDS encoding acyl carrier protein, with product MNKEVIIEKINDFLIDEFEVDGDDIQSDANLKNTLGLDSLDYVDLVVSIESNFGVKLVEADFAGIDSFQSFYDLIENKIKNKA from the coding sequence ATGAACAAAGAAGTAATCATAGAGAAGATTAATGATTTTTTAATTGATGAATTTGAGGTGGATGGTGATGATATTCAGTCAGATGCAAATTTGAAAAACACTTTAGGGTTGGATAGTTTAGACTATGTAGATTTGGTTGTTTCTATTGAATCTAATTTTGGTGTTAAATTAGTCGAAGCTGATTTTGCAGGCATAGATTCATTTCAAAGTTTCTATGATCTAATTGAAAATAAGATTAAAAATAAGGCATAA